The proteins below are encoded in one region of Pleuronectes platessa chromosome 12, fPlePla1.1, whole genome shotgun sequence:
- the socs5b gene encoding suppressor of cytokine signaling 5b has protein sequence MKQVGNMWSNLKNKCQTLFQNNSSGLSETRVEADAVHCVVDLCQGGSSGDAHASGASSPTRSLLPVPMVTSGRRHHNCVSDIPQIVEISIDKDAEDVRGGSGAVPHARRDSYSRHAPWGGKKKHSCSTKTQSSLEADRRSGRLRGSGNRRERRYGVSSLQEMSDSGGRSLNSRSLRQRLSDTVGLCLPLPARRRSRSSKNPVTSKRKIHLTELMLETCPFPPGSDLAHKWHLIKQHTAPVSPHSSTALLDAFDPAQTSPEDEEERLRERRRLSIEEGVDPPPNAQIHTLEASVPGSSLYKLGPKMAPGIGEASGDGRASGTGSSLGAGSSGACGPVPGASASTQDCDSEEDSTTLCLQARRPKQRHASGDGHLSRQQPGPWKVHTQIDYIHCLVPDLMQITALPCYWGVMDRYEAEALLDGRPEGTFLLRDSAQEDYLFSVSFRRYNRSLHARIEQWNHNFSFDAHDPCVFHSSTVTGLLEHYKDPSACMFFEPLLTAPLHRTFPFGLQHLARAAICRWTTYDGIGSLPLPPALQDFLKEYHYKQKVRVRWLEREPPLKVK, from the coding sequence ATGAAGCAAGTGGGCAACATGTGGAGCAACCTGAAGAACAAATGCCAGACGCTGTTCCAAAACAACAGTTCAGGACTCAGTGAGACCAGGGTTGAGGCAGATGCTGTCCACTGTGTGGTGGATCTTTGCCAAGGAGGCAGCTCAGGTGATGCACATGCATCAGGAGCCTCCAGCCCAACACGGAGCCTCCTACCAGTGCCAATGGTAACATCAGGGCGGCGCCATCACAACTGTGTGTCGGACATCCCTCAGATAGTAGAGATTAGTATCGACAAGGACGCAGAGGATGTGCGAGGTGGGTCGGGGGCTGTTCCCCATGCCAGGAGAGACTCCTATTCCCGTCATGCTCCATGGGGGGGCAAGAAAAAACACTCATGTTCCACCAAAACCCAGAGCTCTCTGGAAGCAGATAGGCGTTCTGGGCGTTTACGGGGGAGTGGGAACCGTAGGGAAAGGCGTTATGGAGTCAGCTCCCTCCAGGAGATGAGTGACTCTGGAGGACGCAGTCTAAATTCCCGGTCTTTGCGTCAACGGCTAAGCGATACAGTGGGACTGTGCTTACCCCTACCTGCTCGTAGACGCTCTCGTTCATCAAAGAACCCTGTCACCTCTAAACGTAAGATTCACCTTACAGAGCTCATGCTAGAAACGTGCCCCTTCCCACCAGGCTCAGACCTTGCTCACAAGTGGCACTTGATCAAGCAACACACAGCACCGGTCAGCCCGCATTCCTCCACTGCCCTGCTTGATGCCTTTGACCCGGCCCAGACCTCtcctgaggatgaagaggaacgCCTACGTGAGCGCCGCCGACTTAGCATTGAGGAAGGTGTGGACCCACCACCTAATGCACAGATCCACACCCTGGAGGCCTCAGTGCCGGGCTCCTCTCTCTACAAACTGGGACCAAAGATGGCTCCTGGCATTGGAGAAGCCTCTGGGGATGGCCGGGCCTCAGGGACTGGCAGCTCCTTGGGTGCTGGATCATCAGGGGCATGTGGGCCAGTGCCGGGGGCTTCAGCGTCAACTCAGGACTGTGACTCTGAGGAGGATTCAACCACCCTCTGTCTACAGGCCAGGAGGCCCAAGCAGAGGCATGCCTCTGGGGATGGTCACCTGAGCCGGCAGCAACCTGGCCCCTGGAAGGTTCACACCCAGATAGACTACATCCACTGTCTGGTGCCTGACCTAATGCAGATCACAGCTCTGCCCTGTTACTGGGGTGTGATGGACCGCTATGAGGCTGAGGCTCTGCTGGATGGACGGCCAGAGGGCACCTTCCTGCTGCGTGACTCCGCCCAAGAGGACTACCTCTTCTCCGTTAGCTTCCGCCGTTACAACCGCTCACTGCATGCCCGCATCGAGCAATGGAACCACAACTTCAGCTTTGACGCTCATGATCCTTGTGTATTCCACTCTTCCACCGTCACAGGACTGCTCGAGCACTACAAGGACCCCAGCGCCTGCATGTTTTTTGAACCGCTGCTCACAGCACCTCTCCATCGAACCTTCCCCTTTGGGCTGCAGCACCTGGCACGAGCTGCCATCTGCCGCTGGACCACATACGATGGAATAGGCTCTTTGCCGCTGCCCCCTGCCCTACAGGACTTCCTCAAGGAGTATCACTATAAACAAAAAGTACGAGTACGCTGGCTGGAGAGGGAACCGCCACTCAAGGTCAAATAG